Proteins encoded together in one Mercenaria mercenaria strain notata chromosome 18, MADL_Memer_1, whole genome shotgun sequence window:
- the LOC123538096 gene encoding uncharacterized protein LOC123538096, giving the protein MDFDIVLFIIYAKADTEIGYSFIFIFLFIKVCLRFKPEEMASLNSNDEKTSLIQDSDELVEMYCEHCEKDENKYVPAEGFCVECVEYMCAMCIKFHKRYVKDHSIQDKDSMPQDFCLDKCSIHTNQLIKFYCNGCQKIACSDCKSVDHKNCTNVNHLPAMVEGIEKSKELSDLIENMDSLSEQPGEIENQINSKIQSLSLQETQAVSTITKHKEELFPAYKKHQQENLDSFDTKMVETIARLKKERQDLVEKLAVEVKTLEEKFNDEETEIMRKVQNVTIADKKVLNSLRDRNLRIKTDIEALSFDMKKQQNIGQRCNIFITMKHTQKNIEKFKLDALKVNEEIEIHFHVCSVKPKLKSWYRNNLEDNIFSFQKLPSSNRKRIVSYYSDIEVKLVEWSGLCCLSDTTLLVADFGGKCLFVFYNMKRSSKSNTQVKLSSGPWDITKVEDNKVAVTFPNERIVRLITFSETMTVTNTDVIKVGADCCGIACSNNNLIVSYDRPAKVQILDMSGHVLKTFVKDSKGKPLFSNPLYLAVSPDNTTIYVSDWDRDTVTSLTFDGKVKAIYKDDQLSEPCQLTVDESGTVYVCWAESNNVHQLSSDLTKVKILLNESHGINIPLSVAYCQNNNRLYVGMFNNKNIKVFNLSLE; this is encoded by the coding sequence ATGGACTTtgatattgtactatttattatATATGCTAAGGCAGACACTGAAATAGGTTATTCATTTATCTTCATATTTCTGTTCATCAAAGTTTGTCTTCGATTTAAACCAGAAGAAATGGCATCCCTGAATTCGAATGATGAAAAGACGTCTTTAATACAGGACTCTGATGAACTTGTAGAAATGTATTGTGAACATTgtgaaaaagatgaaaataaatatgttcctGCAGAAGGATTTTGTGTAGAATGCGTGGAATATATGTGTGCCATGTGTATAAAGTTCCATAAACGATACGTTAAGGACCATTCTATTCAGGACAAAGACAGCATGCCACAAGATTTCTGCTTGGATAAATGCTCCATTCATACAAATCAGCTTATTAAATTTTACTGCAATGGCTGTCAGAAAATAGCTTGTTCAGATTGCAAGTCAGTTGATCACAAGAACTGTACCAATGTTAACCATTTACCAGCCATGGTTGAAGGAATTGAAAAGAGCAAAGAACTTTCTGATCTGATTGAAAACATGGACAGTTTGTCTGAGCAACCTGGTGAAATTGAAAATCAGATCAATTCAAAAATTCAAAGTCTTTCTCTACAAGAAACACAGGCAGTTTCAACAATAACTAAACACAAAGAGGAATTATTCCCGGCATACAAGAAACATCAGCAAGAAAATCTTGACAGCTTTGATACAAAAATGGTAGAAACAATAGCAAGACTTAAGAAAGAAAGACAAGACTTGGTTGAAAAACTAGCAGTAGAAGTGAAGACATTAGAGGAGAAATTTAATGATGAAGAAACAGAAATTATGAGAAAGGTTCAAAATGTAACAATTGCTGATAAAAAAGTACTAAACTCACTCAGAGATAGAAATTTGCGGATAAAAACAGATATTGAGGCATTGTCATTTgacatgaaaaaacaacaaaatataggACAAAGGtgtaatatatttataacaatgAAACATACccagaaaaatattgaaaagtttaaaCTTGACGCATTGAAGGTaaatgaagaaattgaaatacattttcatgtGTGCAGTGTTAAGCCAAAATTAAAATCATGGTACAGGAACAATCTTGAGGACAATATCTTCTCCTTTCAAAAACTGCCTTCATCAAACAGGAAGAGAATTGTTTCATATTATTCTGACATTGAAGTCAAGTTAGTTGAATGGTCAGGTTTATGCTGCCTGTCTGACACAACACTTCTGGTTGCTGACTTTGGTGGTAAATGTCTCTTTGTTTTTTACAACATGAAGAGAAGCTCTAAAAGCAATACCCAAGTAAAATTGTCTTCCGGTCCATGGGACATCACAAAAGTTGAGGACAATAAAGTTGCTGTTACATTTCCTAATGAAAGAATTGTCAGGTTGATAACATTTTCTGAGACCATGACAGTGACCAATACTGATGTTATAAAAGTAGGAGCAGACTGTTGCGGTATTGCCTGTAGTAATAACAATCTCATTGTATCCTATGACAGACCAGCAAAAGTTCAGATACTTGATATGTCTGGTCATGTACTTAAAACTTTTGTTAAAGATTCCAAAGGAAAGCCTCTGTTTAGTAATCCTCTCTACTTGGCAGTTAGTCCTGACAATACAACCATATATGTGTCTGACTGGGACAGAGACACAGTGACAAGTCTGACCTTTGATGGTAAGGTCAAGGCAATCTACAAGGATGATCAACTGTCTGAACCATGTCAACTAACAGTGGATGAGTCAGGGACAGTATACGTGTGTTGGGCTGAGTCAAACAATGTTCATCAACTATCATCTGACCTCACCAAAGTGAAGATCCTTCTGAATGAAAGTCACGGTATAAACATCCCATTGAGTGTTGCATACTGCCAGAACAACAACAGACTATATGTTGGGAtgttcaacaacaaaaacatcaaaGTTTTCAATTTATCACTGGAGTAA